In Lolium rigidum isolate FL_2022 chromosome 3, APGP_CSIRO_Lrig_0.1, whole genome shotgun sequence, the genomic window GAAGCAACTACTATATACTGTCAGCAATAGACATCAAGGTTGTAGAACAAAATTTTCATTGAAAAGTAAGTTATATTTCGAGAGATACAAAAAAGAAATTTTTCTAACAGTAATACACATATATAATTGCTATATCCTGTCagcaatttgttttttttttcgatagcCCAAAACTTTACGAGTTTTCTATCGAAATTTGTGGTGAATATGTGGACCATGTATATGTATTCTTATaataaattttgattttttttataaattATAAAAGtacaaaatttaaatttttgaAAAGACGGACACAGTGGTACCAGGTGCACCAAATTCGCTTCCATGGCCGCACGCCGTAGCACTATTTAAATAATGGGAGCGGAGCTGACATATTCCAAGCAGGCAGCTGATCATACAAGTCCAGCAGACTGCGGTGGACTCCACTCGGATATGGAAGCGAGCGCGGCTGACACCGTCCGGATCGTGTCCCGGCGCATGGTCCGGCCTGAGTACGGTGCCATGCCGATGCCACCGGCGGACGACATTCACCTCACGCCGTGGGACCTGATCGCCATCAGCTTCAAGTACATGCAGACGGGGATACTTGTGCCCAAGCCACCTGCTGGAGGTGAGCGGAGCCTAGTCGACAGCCTCGTTAGCTCCCTGGCGCGCGCCCTGGGCCGGCATTACCACCTTGCCGGCCGGCTCGCCGTGGTCGATCATGGCGACGGAACAGTCTCCATCCCGCTGCGCTGCACGGGGGAAGGCGCCGAGCTAGTCCACGCGGTGGCGCCCGGAGTGTCGGTGGCGGAGGTGGTAGGCACGCTGCAGTACACTCCGTCATCCGTGGTCCGGGCGTTTTTCCCGTTGAAGGGGGTGTATGGCGCGGACATTGTAGTGGATCCGTCGCTCCCCGTGGTGGGGGCGCAGGTCACGGAGCTCGCCGACGGGGTCTTCATCGCCATGTCGATGAATCACGCTGTAGGAGACGGCAGCTGCTTGTGGGAGTTGTTCAGCACATGGTCGGCAATCAACCGGGGGGAAGAGCTGACGgttgcgccggcgccggcgaaccGGAGGTGGTTCATAGAGACGAGCCCCGTGCCAATCTACTTGCCATTCAGCGCTCTGCAA contains:
- the LOC124694352 gene encoding uncharacterized acetyltransferase At3g50280-like, with protein sequence MGAELTYSKQAADHTSPADCGGLHSDMEASAADTVRIVSRRMVRPEYGAMPMPPADDIHLTPWDLIAISFKYMQTGILVPKPPAGGERSLVDSLVSSLARALGRHYHLAGRLAVVDHGDGTVSIPLRCTGEGAELVHAVAPGVSVAEVVGTLQYTPSSVVRAFFPLKGVYGADIVVDPSLPVVGAQVTELADGVFIAMSMNHAVGDGSCLWELFSTWSAINRGEELTVAPAPANRRWFIETSPVPIYLPFSALQDLVVGRLETPLVGYGFFTFSASSVRKLKAQARDEMPEGNISSLQALVAHLWRAVVRARSLVPGQETSCDVIVGCRGRMRGIPAGYGGNAVVPRRTPRCTVGEILDKGLGWTAWQLKRAVESFEEEEVRGWLDRWAREPVFMSPSAYQGDGALVIAGSPLFDFFLNDFGWGKPVGLRGCPGEKADGIVSVRKGPGQQGSISLEVTLVPETMERLVADHEFMEAVAVPPA